A genomic stretch from Planctomycetia bacterium includes:
- the acpS gene encoding holo-ACP synthase — protein MNVIGIGTDIVECLRIAQMIERHGELFISRVYTDHEIEYCQTRKQSTQHFAGRWAAKEAVLKALGTGWRRGISWRDVEIRNDPSGKPTVALRGGARDVVEELHIATMHISISHCRSHATAYALAVGDDDEDDDE, from the coding sequence ATGAACGTCATAGGAATCGGCACCGATATCGTCGAGTGTCTGCGGATTGCGCAGATGATCGAGCGGCACGGCGAGTTGTTCATTTCGCGCGTGTACACCGATCACGAGATCGAATACTGCCAGACGCGCAAACAATCGACGCAGCATTTCGCTGGACGCTGGGCGGCCAAAGAGGCGGTGCTCAAGGCGCTGGGCACCGGCTGGCGGCGCGGCATCAGTTGGCGCGACGTCGAAATCCGTAACGACCCGAGCGGCAAGCCGACCGTCGCCTTGCGCGGCGGCGCGCGCGACGTCGTAGAAGAATTGCACATCGCGACGATGCACATCAGCATCTCGCATTGCCGCAGCCACGCCACCGCCTATGCGCTCGCGGTCGGCGACGACGATGAAGATGATGACGAATAA
- a CDS encoding EamA family transporter produces the protein MPDPHRPSPVSHNGRPWVVAAAVLWSTSGLFVKSTMFLDWSSDVRGVRLAFWRALFAGLLLIPAVRRPRLRWLMLPMVFCFAGMNMSYLSAMTLGTAANAIWLQYTAPLWVMIYGTLVLKEPFTRRNAVSAVFLILGLLTILLPELGGQNPVGVVLALVAGGFYAAVVLFLRTMRDEDGPWLVVLNHLGAAMIIAPFMFAHGFVWPSSPQFGILVLFGFFQMGLAYFCFSRGLRNVTGSEAAILGLVEPLLVPVWAYLVATELPGTTTALGAGLILLGLLYQVAFQTRANEQGARE, from the coding sequence ATGCCCGACCCTCATCGCCCCTCGCCTGTTTCCCATAACGGGCGACCTTGGGTCGTGGCGGCGGCGGTGCTGTGGAGTACCAGCGGGCTGTTCGTCAAATCGACCATGTTTCTCGATTGGTCGAGCGATGTACGCGGCGTTCGTTTGGCGTTCTGGCGAGCGCTGTTTGCCGGTTTGCTGCTGATTCCCGCGGTGCGGCGGCCAAGGCTGCGGTGGTTGATGCTGCCGATGGTGTTTTGCTTCGCCGGGATGAACATGTCGTATCTCTCCGCGATGACGTTGGGCACCGCCGCGAATGCCATCTGGCTGCAATACACCGCGCCGTTGTGGGTCATGATCTACGGCACGCTAGTGTTGAAGGAGCCCTTCACGCGGCGCAACGCCGTCTCGGCCGTGTTCCTGATCCTGGGGCTGCTCACGATCTTGCTGCCGGAGTTGGGGGGGCAAAACCCCGTGGGCGTGGTGCTGGCGCTCGTGGCTGGCGGATTTTACGCCGCGGTCGTGTTGTTTCTGCGCACGATGCGCGATGAGGACGGCCCGTGGCTCGTCGTGCTGAATCACTTGGGCGCGGCGATGATCATCGCGCCATTCATGTTCGCGCACGGATTCGTCTGGCCGAGCTCCCCGCAGTTTGGCATTTTGGTGTTGTTCGGCTTCTTTCAGATGGGCTTGGCGTACTTCTGTTTCTCGCGCGGGCTGCGGAATGTGACCGGCTCTGAAGCTGCGATTCTGGGTCTCGTCGAACCGCTCCTCGTGCCGGTCTGGGCGTACCTCGTGGCGACCGAGTTGCCTGGCACGACCACGGCGCTCGGCGCGGGCTTGATCCTGCTGGGCCTGCTCTACCAGGTTGCTTTCCAGACACGGGCAAATGAGCAAGGCGCGCGTGAGTGA